The proteins below come from a single Limnobaculum xujianqingii genomic window:
- a CDS encoding replicative DNA helicase — MTNDLLVPPHSNDAEQAVLGALMLNTDDERCQRVIGILKPTAFYRSQHQIIYRAILNLIKSRMPTDLITLSETLGTDLELVGGFGYLAEICSMPTLANVVEYARIVREKAIRRYAMEKLNICAELMMAEQGTKLDDQLMAMQQVISSVIDSAKTGSRGGLREVRDVLDDWAQDVERRFSSPDHAAGLTLGITGIDDILAPKQALRGSLVVVGARPKMGKTATYNAIATHFALSHKLPTLLFNLEMTDRSLVERMVAQEAHVSSNIFYTGAHDDTEMARAMAKVQELMNTKMMIDSTPGVRLSHIEYECRKAKRKYGAVGLVAIDYLTLMKAEQAERRDIAYGDITTGLKNLAKELDCVVLLLTQLNRQLEQRADKRPLPSDSKDTGNIEQDADVWIGIYRDAVYNENADKTLVEYLVRLNREGGTGTAYAQMINGYIKDIDALDAMRLMEASNKTGGRKYRGDIDQF; from the coding sequence ATGACAAATGATTTACTGGTTCCACCACACAGCAACGATGCTGAACAGGCTGTGCTTGGTGCCCTGATGTTAAACACCGACGACGAGCGTTGCCAGCGGGTTATCGGGATTTTAAAACCTACGGCATTTTACCGGTCACAACATCAGATCATTTACAGAGCAATTCTGAATCTAATCAAGTCACGTATGCCAACTGACCTGATCACTCTGTCAGAGACATTGGGAACTGATTTAGAGCTTGTTGGTGGTTTTGGATATCTCGCGGAAATATGCAGCATGCCAACGTTGGCCAACGTTGTTGAATATGCACGAATCGTCAGAGAAAAGGCTATTCGGCGGTATGCAATGGAAAAGCTGAATATTTGCGCTGAACTGATGATGGCAGAGCAAGGTACAAAATTAGACGATCAGCTAATGGCTATGCAACAAGTTATCTCGTCAGTGATTGATTCTGCAAAGACTGGTAGCCGTGGTGGGTTACGTGAAGTAAGGGACGTACTGGATGACTGGGCGCAAGATGTAGAACGCAGGTTTAGCAGTCCCGATCATGCGGCAGGGTTAACGCTGGGCATTACGGGCATTGACGATATTCTTGCACCAAAACAAGCACTGCGCGGTTCTCTGGTCGTAGTGGGCGCTAGGCCTAAGATGGGTAAAACAGCTACGTATAACGCGATTGCTACGCATTTTGCGCTATCCCACAAATTACCAACCTTACTGTTTAACTTGGAAATGACAGATAGAAGTCTCGTCGAGCGAATGGTGGCTCAAGAGGCTCATGTCAGTTCAAATATTTTCTATACCGGCGCACACGACGATACAGAAATGGCTCGTGCAATGGCAAAAGTTCAAGAATTAATGAACACCAAAATGATGATCGACAGTACGCCAGGTGTTCGCCTTTCCCATATTGAGTATGAGTGCCGGAAGGCTAAGCGAAAATATGGTGCTGTTGGACTTGTCGCAATTGACTACCTGACACTGATGAAGGCAGAGCAGGCGGAACGCCGTGATATTGCATATGGCGATATTACTACCGGCTTAAAGAATCTGGCTAAGGAGCTTGACTGTGTAGTTCTGCTACTGACTCAGTTAAACCGCCAGTTAGAACAACGGGCAGATAAGCGCCCACTCCCCAGTGACAGCAAAGATACAGGAAATATTGAGCAAGATGCTGACGTTTGGATCGGTATCTATCGTGATGCTGTTTACAACGAAAATGCTGATAAAACCTTAGTTGAGTACCTTGTCAGGCTTAACCGTGAAGGTGGTACCGGCACAGCGTACGCACAAATGATTAATGGCTATATCAAAGACATCGACGCATTAGATGCCATGCGTCTGATGGAGGCAAGCAACAAAACAGGAGGACGCAAAT